A region of Gadus morhua chromosome 18, gadMor3.0, whole genome shotgun sequence DNA encodes the following proteins:
- the LOC115531422 gene encoding liprin-alpha-3 isoform X1 produces the protein MMMCEVMPTISEDGRGGPGGGLSSPAGSGGPGGATGGAGYGGREPRGGGGDEGGSTGNLESLMVNMLTERERLLESLRETQDCLGTAQLRLRELGHEKDSLQRQLSIALPQVGGMEFAVLTKELNVCREQLLEREEEISELKAERNNTRLLLEHLECLVSRHERSLRMTVVKRQAQSPAGISSEVEVLKALKSLFEHHKALDEKVRERLRVALERVSALEDQLASSSQEVRDHALQVISLRDQIKRRQQGLDPGKDRLPNGPSTALDEGELERQREGEIERQREGEIERQRAELSQLKERLALMCRQVGEIEEQLAAARREVTKSEEANQKLQRDVKEALCQREDMEERITTLERRYLSAQREATSLHDIKDKLENDLASKESLYRQSEEKNRQLQERLDDAKQKLQQTLQRAETLPEIEAQLAQRVAALNKAEERHGNFEERLRQMEAQLEEKNQELQRARQREKMNDEHNKRLSDTVDKLLSESNERLQLHLKERMAALEEKNSLSEELANMKKIQDDLLANKDQLLAELERIQVELDQLRGRSGSSYSRAGSVSSLPSTLFRRSLPGSASELRYPQGGSLPSGGAVVRRTHRGRWGPRDDNNKYGEWDNPSMLAPGYDGGVEGSCSDDEEDRETMFGSELLSPSGQTDVQTLAIMLQEQLEAINKEIKLIQEEKESTEQRAEEIESRVSSVAMDAPSLPPNSLGSRGYMTPSLTSSTLASPSPPSSGHSTPRLPHSPARDSDRQNSKEGEECRALALIDNNPSVPRALRLDRMTHTHPGAGLDDHREYRSLSADGAITASQDSLHKASKKKSIKSSIGRLFGKKEKGRMPGSGRESPSLASTPSDELGSADPLSLKMGTGTVEKDRRSKKKHDLLEEACRQGLPFASWDGPTVVTWLELWVGMPAWYVAACRANVKSGAIMANLSDTEIQREIGISNPLHRLKLRLAIQEMVSLTSPSAPASTRSSTSNIWMTHAEMESLTTATKPEQKEFSWDQILAYGDMNHEWVGNEWLPSLGLPQYRSYFMESLVDARMLDHLTKKELRGQLKMVDSFHRVSLHYGIMCLKRLNYDRKELERRRDESQHQNHDVMVWSNERVMCWVQTIGLKEFADNLTESGVHGALLALDDTFDYTDLALLLQIPNQSTQARQLLEKEYNALISMATERRPDEDGTKTFTRSPSWRKMFREKDLRGVASDSETLPANFRASAIATSSVTLRKVQSEANSGARGESASIRTYSC, from the exons GAGTTTGCTGTGTTGACCAAGGAGCTGAACGTGTGTCGGGAGCagctcctggagagagaggaggagatctcTGAGCTGAAAGCGGAGCGCAACAACACGCGG ctgctgctggagcaccTGGAGTGTCTGGTGTCTCGTCACGAGCGCTCCCTGAGGATGACGGTGGTGAAGCGGCAGGCCCAGTCTCCTGCTGGGATCTCCAGCGAGGTGGAGGTGCTCAAGGCCCTCAAGTCCCTGTTTGAGCACCACAAGGCCCTGGACGAGAAG GTCCGAGAGAGGCTTCGCGTGGCTCTGGAACGAGTGTCCGCGTTGGAGGACCAGCTAGCGTCTTCTTCTCAAGAGGTACGAGACCATGCTCTCCAG GTGATTTCTCTCCGAGATCAAATCAAGAGACGACAGCAAGGCCTTGATCCCGGGAAAGAT CGGCTCCCAAACGGCCCGTCGACAGCGCTGGACGAGGGAGAGCTGGAGCGTCAGAGGGAGGGCGAgatagagcgacagagagagggcgagatagAGCGACAGAGAGCTGAGCTGTCCCAGCTTAAGGAGAGGCTGGCCCTCATGTGTCGACAG GTGGGAGAGATCGAGGAGCAGCTGGCTGCTGCCAGGAGGGAGGTGACCAAGTCCGAAGAAGCCAATCAGAAGCTGCAGAGGGACGTGAAGGAG GCACTGTGCCAGAGAGAGGATATGGAGGAGAGGATTACTACGCTGGAGCGCAG GTACCTGAGTGCCCAGCGAGAGGCCACCTCCCTCCACGACATCAAGGACAAGCTGGAGAACGACCTGGCTAGCAAGGAGTCCCTCTACAGACAG AGCGAGGAGAAGAACCGGCAGCTCCAGGAGCGCCTGGACGACGCCAAGCAGAAGCTCCAGCAGACCCTCCAGAGAGCCGAGACCCTGCCCGAGATCGAGGCCCAGCTGGCCCAGAGGGTGGCAGCGCTCAACAAG gcagAGGAGCGTCATGGTAACTTCGAGGAGAGGCTGAGGCAGATGGAGGCTCAACTGGAGGAGAAGAACCAGGAATTACAGCGG GCGAGGCAGAGGGAGAAGATGAACGACGAGCATAACAAGCGTCTGTCCGACACGGTGGACAAGCTGCTGTCCGAGTCCAACGAGAGGCTGCAGCTCCACCTCAAGGAGAGGATGGCTGCACTCGAGGAGAAG AACTCTCTGTCTGAGGAACTGGCAAACATGAAGAAGATCCAGGACGACCTCCTCGCTAACAAG GACCAGCTGCTGGCGGAGCTGGAGAGGATCCAGGTGGAACTGGATCAGCTGAGAGGGCGCTCTGGCTCCTCCTACTCCAG ggcgggCAGCGTGagctccctcccctccaccctcttcaGGCGGTCCCTCCCGGGCAGCGCCTCGGAGCTCCGCTACCCGCAGGGCGGATCACTGCCATCAGGGGGCGCTGTGGTCCGACGCACCCACCGCGGGCGCTGGGGGCCGCGCGACGACAACAAtaag TATGGGGAGTGGGACAACCCGTCCATGCTCGCCCCCGGGTACGACGGGGGGGTGGAAGGGAGCTGTTCCGACGACGAGGAGGACCGGGAGACCATGTTCGGCTCGGAGCTCCTGTCCCCCAGCGGACAGACGGACGTCCAGACGCTCGCCATCATGCTGCAGGAGCAGCTGGAGGCCATCAACAAGGAGATCAA GCTGatccaggaggagaaggagagcacGGAGCAGAGGGCCGAGGAGATCGAGAGCCGGGTCAGCAGTGTGGCGATggacgccccctccctcccccccaactcCCTCGGGTCGCGGGGCTACatgaccccctccctcacctcctccaccctcgcctccccctcgcccccgaGCTCTGGCCACTCCACCCCGCGCCTGCCCCACTCCCCCGCCAGGGACAGCGACAGACAG AACagcaaagagggagaggagtgccGAGCTCTGGCCCTCATAGACAACAACCCATCTGTTCCCCGGGCGCTGCGACTGGATAGgatgacccacacacaccccgggGCAGGGCTGGACGACCACCGTGAATACCGCAG TCTGTCTGCAGACGGAGCCATCACAGCTAGCCAGGACTCGCTCCACAAGGCCAGTAAGAAGAAGAGTATCAAGTCGTCCATCGGCCGTCTCTTCGGCAAGAAGGAGAAGGGAAGGATGCCCGGGAGCGGCCGGGAGTCCCCCTCACTAG CCTCGACGCCGTCAGATGAGCTGGGCTCTGCTGACCCTCTGAGCCTCAAGATGGGGACCGGAACTGTGGAGAAGGACCGCCGGAGCAAGAAGAA acatgACCTTCTGGAGGAGGCGTGTCGTCAGGGTCTCCCCTTCGCCTCCTGGGACGGTCCCACCGTGGTCACATGGCTGGAG CTGTGGGTGGGCATGCCGGCCTGGTACGTGGCGGCGTGCCGGGCCAACGTGAAGAGCGGAGCCATCATGGCCAACCTGTCGGACACGGAGATCCAGAGAGAGATCGGCATCAGCAACCCGCTGCACCGCCTCAAGCTACGCCTCGCCATACAGGAGATGGTGTCTCTGACCAGCCCCTCTGCTCCAGCAAGCACACGATCT TCTACCAGTAATATTTGGATGACCCACGCAGAGATGGAGTCTCTCACCACGGCAACCAAACCA GAGCAGAAGGAGTTCAGCTGGGATCAG ATCCTGGCCTACGGGGACATGAACCACGAGTGGGTGGGCAACGAGTGGCTGCCCAGCCTGGGTCTGCCGCAGTACCGCTCCTACTTCATGGAGTCCCTGGTGGACGCCCGCATGCTGGACCACCTCACCAAGAAGGAGCTGAGGGGCCAGCTCAAGATGGTGGACAGCTTCCACAG GGTGAGTCTCCACTACGGCATCATGTGTCTGAAACGGCTGAACTACGACCGCAAGGAGCTGGAGAGGAGACGTGACGAGAGCCAGCACCAGAACCACG atGTGATGGTTTGGTCCAACGAGCGCGTGATGTGCTGGGTGCAGACCATCGGTCTGAAGGAGTTTGCGGACAACCTGACAGAGAGTGGCGTCCACGGGGCTCTGCTGGCGCTGGACGACACCTTCGACTACACCgacctcgccctcctcctccaaatacCCAATCAGAGCACACAG GCTCGGCAGCTCTTGGAGAAGGAGTACAACGCCctcatctccatggcaaccgaGAGGAGGCCAGACGAG GACGGGACCAAGACGTTCACGCGTTCGCCATCCTGGAGGAAGATGTTCCGGGAGAAGGATCTGAGGGGCGTGGCCTCCGACTCGGAGACACTCCCCGCTAACTTCCGTGCCTCCGCCATCGCCACGTCCTCCGTCACCCTGAGGAAGGTCCAGAGTGAAG CCAACTCGGGCGCCAGGGGGGAGTCGGCCTCCATCCGAACCTACTCCTGCTAG